One part of the Salinimonas iocasae genome encodes these proteins:
- the glyS gene encoding glycine--tRNA ligase subunit beta has protein sequence MRTENLLIELGTEELPPKALKQLAESFASNFRLALEGAELQFDSVNWFAAPRRLAIYVSALAESQHDKVVEKRGPAVNAAFDADGNPTKAALGWARGNGIDVSDAERLVTDKGEWLLHKANTPGQPVGTLLENLLNQAIGKLPIPKPMRWGNYSTQFIRPVHTLTVLYGSEVLPVSVLGLTSDRVVQGHRFHGEKRFDLAHADTYAQALKEQYVIADFNERADAIRDGLEQTAEQLSLTPDYDNALLEEIAALVEWPVVLTASFDSAFLDVPKEALIYTMKDDQKYVPLLNADGSLANTFLFVTNIESRDETAIISGNEKVIRPRLADAEFFFETDKKTTLESRLSSLESVLFQKQLGTLKDKSDRISELSGFIAQQIGADVTQASRAGLLSKTDLMSEMVMEFPEVQGVMGKYYALNDGEDAAIADALHEQYMPRFAGDILPASDVSAAVSLADKLDTLVGIFGIGQLPKGDKDPFALRRAAIGVLRIISEKGLNLDLEVLVGKAVDVYGSKLTNTDTQTQVVDFVLGRFVSVFQEQGISMDVIQAVSARRPTRPADYAARVSAVAEFKQREEAEALAAANKRVANILNKQNITGELPVDESLLQDEPEKALYRSLRAVSDDVQQAAASQEYGAVLSTLATLRNDIDDFFDNVMVMADDEAVRQNRLAILLMLRSLFLKTADISLLAKS, from the coding sequence GTGCGAACTGAGAATTTACTTATTGAACTGGGAACCGAAGAACTCCCGCCAAAAGCATTAAAACAACTTGCAGAGAGCTTTGCCTCGAACTTTCGCCTGGCCCTTGAAGGCGCCGAGCTTCAGTTTGATTCGGTAAACTGGTTTGCAGCCCCCCGCCGCCTGGCAATATATGTTAGTGCACTGGCAGAATCACAACATGACAAGGTTGTCGAGAAGCGCGGTCCGGCGGTCAATGCTGCGTTTGATGCTGATGGCAACCCAACGAAAGCAGCACTGGGCTGGGCGCGTGGCAACGGGATTGATGTCAGTGATGCAGAGCGTTTGGTTACCGATAAAGGTGAATGGCTGCTTCATAAAGCAAATACGCCAGGCCAGCCTGTGGGCACACTGCTGGAAAACCTGCTGAATCAGGCAATCGGCAAACTCCCTATTCCAAAGCCCATGCGCTGGGGTAACTACAGCACACAATTCATTCGTCCGGTTCATACGCTGACTGTGTTGTATGGCTCCGAGGTGCTTCCCGTATCGGTATTAGGGCTAACCAGCGACCGGGTCGTTCAGGGTCACCGTTTTCATGGTGAAAAACGCTTCGATCTGGCTCACGCTGATACCTACGCTCAGGCGCTAAAAGAGCAGTATGTTATTGCTGATTTCAATGAGCGGGCTGATGCAATCCGCGACGGTCTTGAGCAAACGGCAGAGCAGCTTTCTCTTACGCCGGATTATGACAACGCATTGCTAGAAGAAATCGCTGCCCTGGTCGAGTGGCCGGTGGTACTTACTGCTTCGTTTGATTCGGCATTTCTTGATGTACCTAAAGAAGCACTGATCTATACCATGAAGGATGATCAGAAATACGTGCCTTTGCTAAACGCAGATGGCTCTCTGGCAAACACCTTCCTGTTCGTTACCAATATTGAGAGCCGCGACGAAACTGCCATCATTTCAGGTAACGAAAAGGTCATCCGCCCTCGCCTCGCCGATGCTGAGTTCTTCTTCGAAACTGATAAAAAGACAACATTGGAAAGTCGACTAAGTAGTCTTGAATCTGTGTTGTTTCAAAAGCAACTGGGCACGTTGAAAGACAAATCTGATCGTATTTCTGAGTTATCTGGCTTTATCGCACAGCAAATAGGTGCGGATGTGACACAGGCTTCGCGTGCTGGTCTTCTCAGTAAGACAGATCTGATGTCAGAAATGGTCATGGAGTTTCCGGAAGTTCAGGGTGTGATGGGGAAATATTATGCCCTTAATGACGGTGAAGATGCTGCAATAGCCGATGCACTTCACGAGCAATATATGCCACGTTTTGCCGGCGATATCTTACCAGCTTCTGATGTGAGCGCAGCAGTGTCGCTTGCCGATAAGCTGGACACACTGGTGGGTATTTTTGGTATCGGTCAGCTGCCCAAGGGTGATAAAGATCCATTTGCATTGCGTCGGGCTGCTATCGGCGTGTTACGCATTATCTCAGAAAAGGGTCTGAATCTTGATCTGGAAGTGTTAGTCGGCAAAGCTGTCGACGTATACGGTAGCAAGTTAACGAATACCGATACGCAAACTCAGGTTGTTGATTTTGTATTGGGACGTTTTGTATCTGTGTTTCAGGAACAGGGCATCTCAATGGATGTCATTCAGGCCGTCTCCGCTCGCCGTCCTACACGTCCTGCTGATTATGCAGCGCGCGTGTCGGCAGTCGCTGAATTTAAGCAAAGAGAAGAAGCTGAAGCACTTGCAGCCGCAAACAAGCGTGTTGCAAACATTCTGAACAAGCAAAATATTACCGGCGAACTTCCTGTAGACGAGTCGCTATTGCAGGATGAGCCTGAAAAGGCCCTGTATCGCTCTCTACGCGCCGTTAGTGATGATGTGCAACAAGCAGCTGCTTCACAGGAATACGGAGCGGTACTGTCTACTCTGGCAACATTAAGAAATGACATTGATGACTTTTTCGATAATGTTATGGTAATGGCAGACGATGAAGCGGTTCGTCAGAATCGATTAGCTATTTTACTTATGCTTCGTAGCCTGTTCCTGAAAACAGCCGATATATCGCTGTTAGCAAAATCCTGA
- the glyQ gene encoding glycine--tRNA ligase subunit alpha: MHNYDIKTFQGLILALQEYWARQGCVIIQPLDMEVGAGTFHPMTFLRSLGPEPINSAYVQPCRRPTDGRYGENPNRLQHYYQFQVMMKPSPDNIQELYLGSLQELGFDPLVHDIRFVEDNWESPTLGAWGLGWEVWLNGMEVTQFTYFQQVGGLECKPVTGEITYGLERLAMYIQGVDSIYDLVWTDGPMGKVTYRDVFHQNEVEQSKYNFEHANVDFLFKTFDECEATSQKLIDNNLPLPAYEQVMKASHAFNMLDARHAISVTERQRYILRVRALAKGCAQTYYESREELGFPLCQKEQ, from the coding sequence ATGCACAATTACGATATTAAAACCTTTCAGGGGTTAATCCTGGCGCTACAGGAATATTGGGCCCGTCAGGGTTGCGTCATCATCCAGCCTTTGGATATGGAAGTGGGCGCAGGTACTTTCCACCCGATGACGTTTTTACGATCTTTAGGTCCAGAACCAATCAACAGCGCGTATGTTCAGCCATGTCGGCGACCTACTGATGGCCGCTATGGTGAAAACCCTAATCGCCTGCAGCATTATTATCAGTTTCAAGTCATGATGAAACCTTCTCCGGATAATATTCAGGAGCTTTATCTTGGCTCATTGCAAGAGCTTGGCTTTGACCCATTAGTGCATGACATTCGCTTTGTTGAAGATAACTGGGAATCACCTACTCTGGGCGCGTGGGGACTGGGTTGGGAAGTTTGGCTTAACGGTATGGAAGTTACGCAGTTTACTTACTTCCAGCAGGTTGGCGGTCTTGAGTGTAAGCCCGTGACCGGCGAAATCACCTATGGTCTGGAACGTCTGGCAATGTACATTCAGGGTGTAGACAGCATTTACGATTTGGTATGGACAGATGGTCCGATGGGTAAAGTGACCTATCGTGATGTTTTCCATCAAAACGAAGTCGAGCAGTCTAAATACAATTTTGAACATGCTAATGTCGACTTTTTATTTAAAACCTTCGATGAATGCGAAGCGACTTCGCAAAAGCTGATAGACAATAACCTTCCCCTACCTGCCTACGAACAGGTCATGAAGGCCTCGCATGCGTTTAATATGCTTGATGCCCGCCATGCTATATCTGTAACTGAGCGTCAGCGTTATATCCTGCGAGTCAGAGCGTTGGCCAAGGGATGCGCGCAAACGTATTACGAGTCGCGCGAAGAGTTAGGCTTCCCACTTTGTCAGAAGGAGCAGTAA
- a CDS encoding DNA-3-methyladenine glycosylase I — MESHQSRCGWVTNDPVYLDYHDTVWGRPETDSQQLFEKLCLDGQQAGLSWLTILKKQSGYEQAFHNFDPQKIVAMSEQDLASLQQDTGIIRNRLKIESVVKNANGFLEIEKTQPFSEFIWQFTGGKTIINSWKDQSQVPVSTPESTAMTKALKQYGFTFVGETICYAFMQAVGMVNDHETGCHCYEAACAQAIR, encoded by the coding sequence ATGGAATCTCATCAATCGCGCTGTGGCTGGGTGACAAACGACCCGGTTTATCTGGATTATCACGATACAGTATGGGGAAGGCCTGAGACTGACAGCCAACAGTTATTCGAAAAGCTCTGTCTGGATGGTCAGCAGGCCGGGCTATCCTGGCTCACAATTTTAAAAAAGCAGTCGGGGTACGAGCAGGCATTTCACAACTTTGATCCTCAGAAAATTGTCGCAATGTCTGAACAGGATTTAGCATCATTGCAGCAGGATACAGGAATCATCCGCAACAGACTGAAAATTGAGTCGGTAGTTAAAAATGCGAATGGCTTTCTGGAGATAGAAAAGACTCAACCGTTTAGCGAGTTCATCTGGCAGTTTACAGGCGGCAAAACTATCATCAATTCCTGGAAAGACCAGTCCCAGGTGCCTGTCAGTACGCCTGAATCAACAGCAATGACGAAAGCGCTCAAACAGTACGGCTTTACATTTGTGGGGGAAACTATTTGCTACGCGTTTATGCAGGCTGTAGGGATGGTGAACGATCATGAAACAGGCTGCCACTGCTATGAAGCAGCCTGTGCACAAGCGATACGTTAA
- a CDS encoding DUF2489 domain-containing protein → MVWAIAAAIGVLIILALGIYAGRLLFMLKQQNTRQTAAREKRTETITDSIILIAKAMEQQQCELSEGAIRICNLLEALPLRSPPTFKTKFPHIYALFIDVSGFAILEERQKLSPKEKMKQDKAREQIESEHETKVLAELPDIRQYCESLTA, encoded by the coding sequence ATGGTATGGGCGATTGCTGCAGCAATTGGAGTTCTGATAATCCTGGCACTGGGGATTTACGCCGGTCGCCTGCTGTTTATGTTAAAACAGCAGAACACACGCCAGACTGCAGCCCGGGAAAAGCGTACAGAAACCATTACCGATAGCATTATTTTGATAGCAAAAGCCATGGAGCAGCAGCAGTGCGAGTTATCTGAAGGCGCTATCCGTATTTGTAATCTTCTGGAGGCGCTACCACTTCGTTCGCCTCCGACCTTTAAAACAAAGTTTCCGCATATTTACGCACTATTTATCGATGTTAGTGGTTTCGCTATTTTAGAAGAGCGTCAGAAGCTTTCACCGAAGGAAAAGATGAAGCAGGACAAGGCGCGTGAGCAGATTGAATCTGAGCACGAAACAAAAGTACTCGCTGAACTTCCCGACATCCGTCAATATTGCGAATCGCTAACAGCCTGA
- the yihI gene encoding Der GTPase-activating protein YihI — MPRSKKSRKVGQIGVRKDPDRKPARPSVPTGKKPGKGKQPGNRNAVEQAKSKGGGAREKRDPRIGSKRPVPLVKSQAKKYATPAEELAALEADNKLALLLDKLDNGDTISVTEQQYVDEKLDRHAVLCDLMGIDLNADEEESEQDDPLDKLDAINPDDFKK; from the coding sequence ATGCCTCGCAGCAAAAAATCCAGAAAAGTCGGGCAGATTGGCGTTCGTAAAGATCCGGACAGAAAACCCGCCCGTCCAAGTGTTCCCACCGGTAAGAAGCCAGGTAAGGGTAAGCAGCCCGGTAACAGAAATGCTGTTGAACAAGCTAAATCGAAAGGTGGTGGTGCCAGAGAGAAACGTGATCCGCGAATAGGCAGCAAGCGCCCTGTTCCACTGGTTAAGTCACAGGCAAAGAAATATGCGACCCCGGCTGAAGAACTCGCTGCGTTGGAAGCAGACAATAAGCTGGCGCTGTTATTAGACAAGCTTGATAACGGTGACACCATTTCTGTTACTGAACAGCAGTATGTGGATGAAAAGCTCGACCGTCATGCTGTGCTGTGCGACCTGATGGGTATTGATCTGAATGCCGATGAAGAAGAATCAGAACAAGATGACCCGTTAGACAAGCTCGACGCTATCAACCCTGACGACTTCAAAAAATAA
- a CDS encoding class I SAM-dependent methyltransferase, whose amino-acid sequence MADGHHLFSYLNFVMLFNCPLCLHEKSEFYHQDKQRDYYQCTVCLLVFVPPVHHPSSTREFREYELHENNTDDPGYRRFLSKAATPLLQHLVSPSQGLDFGCGPSPVLAQMLEDKGHSVAVYDPFFFPDNKALTSAYDFITCTEAIEHFHSPHRELALLDKLLKPGGWLCIMTKRVLDKARFTNWHYKNDLTHVSFFSDETFRYIGEKYNYTVHLVASDVVLMHKQSYNTRS is encoded by the coding sequence ATGGCCGATGGTCATCACCTTTTTTCTTATCTGAACTTTGTCATGCTATTTAACTGCCCTCTTTGCCTTCACGAAAAATCAGAATTTTACCATCAGGATAAACAGCGCGATTATTATCAATGCACCGTCTGTTTACTGGTGTTCGTACCTCCTGTACATCATCCTTCATCTACACGTGAATTCCGTGAGTATGAACTACATGAAAACAACACAGACGATCCCGGCTATCGGCGGTTTTTATCCAAAGCTGCTACCCCGCTGCTCCAACACTTAGTTTCACCCTCACAAGGTCTGGATTTTGGCTGTGGACCGTCCCCGGTGCTGGCACAAATGCTAGAAGATAAAGGGCATAGTGTAGCCGTATATGACCCTTTCTTTTTTCCTGACAATAAGGCCCTGACCAGTGCATATGATTTCATAACCTGCACAGAAGCGATTGAACATTTTCACTCGCCGCACCGGGAACTGGCGTTATTGGACAAACTATTAAAGCCTGGTGGTTGGTTATGCATTATGACTAAGCGCGTACTTGATAAGGCGCGCTTTACAAACTGGCATTATAAGAACGATTTGACCCATGTAAGCTTCTTTAGCGACGAGACCTTTCGCTATATTGGCGAAAAGTACAATTATACAGTGCACCTGGTGGCATCTGATGTCGTATTAATGCACAAGCAAAGTTATAATACCCGCTCTTAA
- a CDS encoding c-type cytochrome: MKKLCLLACLTFSLTTEAQTPGDAEAGKQKATTCAACHGPDGNSAIPMNPKLAGQHANYLVKQLKEFKLASQTGGEEGRNNAVMNGMAAPLSEQDMQDIAAYYSEQTLKEGTTPEEVIEPGEALYRGGDLERGITACMACHGPRGNGMQLAGFPDISGQHTDYLASQLKAFRNGTRHNDMNGMMRDISMKLTDKDIDILSKYLAGLH; this comes from the coding sequence ATGAAAAAACTGTGTTTGTTAGCGTGTTTAACTTTTAGTCTGACAACAGAAGCACAAACGCCGGGTGATGCTGAGGCAGGAAAGCAAAAAGCAACCACTTGTGCAGCTTGTCACGGACCTGATGGCAACAGTGCGATTCCAATGAATCCCAAGCTTGCAGGTCAACACGCCAACTACCTGGTTAAGCAGTTGAAAGAGTTTAAACTGGCGTCGCAAACCGGGGGTGAAGAAGGCAGGAATAATGCTGTTATGAACGGCATGGCAGCGCCACTTTCTGAGCAGGATATGCAGGATATAGCCGCTTATTATTCCGAGCAAACGCTCAAGGAAGGTACTACGCCAGAAGAGGTGATAGAGCCGGGTGAAGCCCTCTATCGTGGTGGCGATCTTGAACGCGGTATTACAGCTTGTATGGCGTGTCACGGCCCGCGCGGCAATGGTATGCAATTAGCCGGTTTTCCGGATATCAGTGGACAACATACAGATTATCTGGCTTCCCAGCTTAAAGCGTTCAGAAACGGTACCCGTCATAATGATATGAACGGCATGATGCGCGATATTTCGATGAAACTTACCGACAAAGATATCGATATTCTGTCGAAATATCTGGCTGGATTGCATTAA
- the yihA gene encoding ribosome biogenesis GTP-binding protein YihA/YsxC — MTYFTKATFSTSAPDIRHLKNDEGIEVAFAGRSNAGKSSALNALTRQKNLARTSKTPGRTQMINVFELDDERRLIDLPGYGFAQVPLAMKKKWQQSLGEYLQKRKSLKGLVVLMDIRHPFKDLDQDLIYWAVDAGIPVLAVLTKSDKLKSGKRKEQLMMAEEAALAFMGDVTVQTFSALSKQGLPELESMIMKWFSLDKSE; from the coding sequence ATGACGTATTTTACCAAAGCCACTTTTTCCACCAGCGCGCCCGACATTCGTCATCTGAAAAACGATGAGGGTATCGAAGTCGCGTTTGCAGGCCGCTCAAATGCGGGTAAATCCAGTGCGCTTAATGCCTTAACGCGCCAGAAAAACCTGGCCAGGACCAGTAAAACGCCAGGACGTACACAAATGATAAATGTGTTTGAACTGGATGATGAGCGTCGCCTAATTGATTTACCAGGATACGGATTTGCACAAGTTCCTCTGGCGATGAAGAAGAAGTGGCAACAGTCTTTAGGTGAGTATCTGCAGAAACGAAAAAGCCTCAAAGGCCTGGTGGTGTTGATGGATATACGCCATCCGTTCAAAGATTTAGACCAGGATCTTATCTATTGGGCGGTAGATGCGGGCATCCCGGTACTGGCCGTGCTGACCAAATCTGACAAGTTGAAGTCAGGTAAACGCAAAGAACAGTTAATGATGGCAGAAGAGGCTGCGTTAGCATTTATGGGTGATGTTACTGTCCAGACATTTTCTGCACTATCCAAGCAAGGACTGCCAGAGCTTGAGAGTATGATTATGAAGTGGTTTTCGCTGGATAAAAGCGAATAG
- the polA gene encoding DNA polymerase I, translating to MATIQKPPFILVDGSSYLFRAFHGLPPLTNSKGQDTGAIYGVINMLRSLIKQYNPSNIAVVFDAKGKTFRDDIYKEYKANRPPMPEELGSQIKPLHEIIRAMGLPIIVEEGVEADDVIGTLARIATEKGIDTVISTGDKDMAQLVNKHITLINTMTNQVMDVDGVKEKFGIPPELVIDFLALKGDKVDNIPGVPGVGDKSAQALLNGIGGIDEIYNNLDKIADLSFRGSKSMAAKMQEHEEQARLSYELATIKCDVDMEFCPETLVPTEQDNGKLEILFTEYEFKRWLNEVSSQAAAEESEEATTTAPAQKIDNSEYETIFDKDSLSSWLNALKEAPLFAFDTETTSLNYMEAELVGISVCAEPGKAAYIPVAHDYPGAPEQLDRDWVLEQFKPLLEDPEVKKVGQHIKYDKNVLANYGINLQGIAFDTMLESYVLNSTASRHDMDTLALAHLDHKTIHFEDIAGKGAKQLTFNQIDLDQAAPYAAEDADITLRLHQVLWEKLNKEDKLKSILLDVEVPLASVLSRMEQLGVYIDSQRLGQHSQDLAKRIDELEKTVHEEAGEPFNLGSTKQLQQVLFEKLELPVIKKTPKGAPSTSEEVLQELALEYPIPKMIMEYRGLTKLKNTYTDKLPKMICHRTGRVHTSYHQAVTATGRLSSTEPNLQNIPIRNEEGRRVRQAFVPRDGYKIVAADYSQIELRIMAHLSQDKGLLDAFSQGKDIHRATAAEVFDQKLDDVTAEQRRSAKAINFGLIYGMSAFGLSKQLNIPRNEAQEYMDLYFERYPGVLKYMDDTRALAKEKGYVETVFGRRLYLPDIKASNGARRKGAERAAINAPMQGTAADIIKMAMIKVDEWIQSNSNDDIYMMMQVHDELVFEIKEDQVDAASEKIVSLMENAATLSVPLDVEAGQGKNWDEAH from the coding sequence ATGGCTACTATTCAAAAACCTCCATTTATTTTGGTGGATGGATCGTCGTATCTGTTCCGGGCATTTCATGGATTACCCCCCCTAACGAACTCTAAAGGTCAGGATACGGGTGCGATCTATGGTGTGATCAATATGCTTCGCAGTCTGATTAAGCAATATAACCCCTCAAATATCGCTGTAGTTTTTGATGCTAAAGGTAAAACCTTTCGCGATGATATTTATAAAGAATATAAAGCCAATCGTCCTCCTATGCCTGAGGAGCTTGGTTCACAGATAAAACCGCTGCACGAAATTATCCGCGCAATGGGGTTGCCGATTATTGTTGAGGAAGGTGTGGAAGCCGATGACGTCATTGGCACGCTTGCCCGTATTGCAACAGAAAAAGGTATAGATACTGTCATTAGTACCGGCGATAAAGATATGGCGCAATTGGTCAATAAACACATTACTTTGATCAACACGATGACAAATCAGGTGATGGATGTTGATGGGGTCAAAGAAAAGTTTGGTATTCCCCCCGAACTGGTTATCGATTTTCTGGCGCTAAAAGGCGATAAAGTCGACAATATCCCAGGGGTTCCTGGTGTAGGCGACAAAAGTGCACAGGCGCTTCTCAATGGAATTGGCGGTATTGATGAAATTTACAATAATCTGGATAAGATTGCCGATCTGAGTTTTCGGGGTAGTAAATCGATGGCGGCCAAAATGCAGGAGCATGAAGAACAGGCGCGTTTGTCGTATGAACTTGCGACCATCAAATGTGACGTCGATATGGAGTTTTGCCCTGAAACACTGGTTCCCACCGAGCAGGACAACGGTAAGCTTGAAATTTTATTCACAGAATACGAGTTTAAACGCTGGCTGAATGAGGTGTCTTCTCAGGCCGCAGCAGAAGAATCCGAAGAAGCCACCACCACCGCACCGGCGCAAAAAATCGATAATAGCGAATACGAAACGATATTTGATAAAGATTCCCTTTCGTCATGGCTGAACGCGCTGAAAGAAGCGCCTTTATTTGCGTTTGATACTGAGACCACCAGCCTGAATTACATGGAAGCTGAATTAGTGGGTATCAGTGTGTGTGCCGAGCCAGGTAAAGCGGCTTACATACCAGTCGCACATGATTATCCGGGTGCGCCGGAGCAGCTTGACAGAGACTGGGTGTTAGAACAATTTAAGCCTCTGCTTGAAGACCCGGAGGTCAAGAAAGTAGGACAGCATATTAAATACGACAAAAATGTGCTGGCCAATTATGGTATCAATCTGCAGGGCATCGCATTTGATACGATGCTTGAGTCGTATGTGCTGAACAGCACAGCCAGCCGACATGATATGGATACTCTTGCGCTTGCTCACCTTGACCATAAAACCATTCATTTTGAAGATATCGCAGGTAAGGGTGCCAAACAGCTTACCTTTAACCAGATTGACTTAGACCAGGCTGCTCCCTATGCCGCAGAAGATGCCGATATAACACTTCGTCTTCATCAGGTTTTATGGGAAAAGCTGAACAAGGAAGACAAGCTTAAGTCTATTCTGCTGGATGTTGAAGTTCCGCTTGCCAGTGTATTGTCTCGCATGGAACAGCTGGGTGTGTATATAGACAGCCAGCGCCTCGGCCAGCATAGTCAGGATCTTGCAAAGCGTATTGATGAGCTCGAGAAAACAGTTCATGAAGAAGCCGGTGAACCGTTTAACCTTGGCTCCACAAAGCAGTTGCAACAGGTATTGTTTGAAAAGCTGGAACTGCCGGTCATCAAGAAAACCCCGAAAGGCGCCCCTTCGACTTCTGAAGAGGTACTGCAGGAACTGGCGCTTGAGTACCCTATTCCCAAAATGATTATGGAATATCGCGGCTTAACAAAATTGAAGAACACCTACACCGACAAGCTTCCAAAGATGATTTGTCATCGCACTGGTCGTGTTCATACATCTTATCATCAGGCAGTTACCGCGACTGGTCGACTGTCCTCCACAGAGCCAAACCTGCAGAACATTCCCATTCGAAACGAAGAGGGCCGACGTGTCCGACAGGCATTTGTTCCCCGGGATGGTTATAAGATTGTGGCGGCAGATTACTCACAGATAGAGCTGCGTATCATGGCGCACTTATCTCAGGATAAAGGCTTACTGGATGCTTTCTCTCAGGGCAAAGATATTCACCGAGCAACCGCTGCGGAAGTGTTTGATCAAAAGTTAGATGATGTCACCGCCGAACAGCGTCGAAGTGCCAAGGCCATTAATTTTGGGCTTATTTATGGGATGTCTGCATTCGGGTTGTCTAAACAGCTGAATATTCCCCGTAATGAAGCGCAAGAGTATATGGATCTCTATTTTGAACGCTATCCGGGCGTATTGAAATATATGGACGATACCCGCGCTTTAGCTAAAGAAAAAGGCTACGTTGAGACCGTATTTGGTCGCCGACTGTATCTGCCGGACATCAAAGCAAGCAATGGAGCCAGACGCAAAGGCGCAGAGCGGGCCGCGATTAATGCACCCATGCAGGGGACCGCTGCAGATATCATCAAAATGGCCATGATCAAAGTGGATGAGTGGATCCAGTCAAACAGTAATGATGATATCTACATGATGATGCAGGTTCACGATGAACTGGTGTTCGAAATTAAAGAGGATCAGGTAGATGCAGCTTCTGAGAAAATTGTTTCTCTGATGGAAAACGCTGCCACCCTATCCGTTCCATTAGACGTTGAAGCTGGCCAGGGTAAGAACTGGGACGAAGCACATTAA
- the elbB gene encoding isoprenoid biosynthesis glyoxalase ElbB — translation MKKVAVILSGSGVFDGSELYETVISLLAIRRAGAHYECFAPDKDQLHVVNHLSGEVAEGEKRNVLVESARLARGEIKPVTECDPEAFDALIIPGGFGAAKNLCTFAVDGAESQPDEDVLNVCKAFAQSGKPAGYACIAPALAASVYGNKVKLTIGNDESTAQGLEELGAQHVECAVDEIVVDSDRKLVTTPAYMLAEDILEAEAGLNKMVETVLSMQ, via the coding sequence ATGAAAAAAGTAGCAGTCATATTAAGTGGAAGTGGTGTTTTCGATGGGTCGGAATTGTATGAAACCGTTATTTCCCTACTCGCTATACGCCGGGCTGGCGCACATTATGAATGCTTCGCGCCTGACAAAGATCAGTTACATGTTGTTAACCACCTCAGTGGTGAAGTCGCAGAGGGCGAGAAAAGAAACGTCCTCGTTGAATCAGCACGTCTTGCACGCGGAGAAATCAAGCCAGTCACCGAGTGTGATCCAGAAGCCTTTGATGCGTTAATTATTCCCGGCGGTTTTGGTGCCGCTAAAAACCTGTGCACGTTCGCCGTGGATGGAGCCGAGAGTCAGCCGGATGAAGATGTTCTCAACGTATGCAAAGCATTTGCACAAAGTGGTAAACCGGCTGGTTACGCCTGCATAGCGCCTGCGCTGGCTGCATCTGTATACGGCAATAAGGTAAAGCTGACTATTGGTAACGATGAGTCTACAGCGCAGGGACTAGAGGAGTTAGGGGCACAGCATGTCGAGTGTGCTGTTGATGAGATCGTGGTAGACTCAGACCGAAAGCTGGTAACGACACCGGCGTATATGCTCGCTGAGGACATCCTTGAGGCAGAAGCAGGTCTCAATAAGATGGTAGAAACTGTTCTTTCGATGCAATAA